A stretch of Clostridium formicaceticum DNA encodes these proteins:
- the gatC gene encoding Asp-tRNA(Asn)/Glu-tRNA(Gln) amidotransferase subunit GatC: MKLTIEEVNYIAKLAKLQFTEEEAQRFAKDFEGVLSHFDNLNKEDLSATDLNNFHERTPVIRKDETQNLHNKKELYQNVKKMREGFIEIPKVIE, encoded by the coding sequence ATGAAGTTGACGATTGAAGAAGTAAACTATATAGCTAAGCTTGCAAAATTACAGTTTACAGAGGAAGAGGCACAACGTTTTGCTAAGGATTTTGAAGGAGTTTTATCTCATTTCGATAATTTAAACAAAGAGGATCTAAGTGCAACAGATCTTAATAACTTCCATGAAAGAACACCAGTAATAAGAAAAGATGAAACACAAAACCTTCATAACAAGAAGGAGTTATACCAAAATGTAAAAAAAATGCGGGAAGGTTTTATTGAAATTCCTAAGGTTATAGAATAG
- a CDS encoding aminotransferase class V-fold PLP-dependent enzyme — MVVYLDNAATSYPKPKQVLDAVYDFMLNNGATAGRGAYERAMEADGLVYDTRKAIANFFNFYNPKEEVKMNFIKPCTTDAGKMQFKAKFSRDVSEIFPYINAILNNATYNKNAGSLTFKKEFRIITLFPEKLAVAKIINESEAYEIMDLVKTLVNDTYEKKDEIDPLHEMREQPKIIDVYKNLPKLNCKKCGEGTCMAFASKLLQGQ, encoded by the coding sequence ATGGTAGTGTATTTAGATAATGCGGCTACTTCTTATCCAAAACCAAAGCAAGTGTTAGATGCCGTGTATGATTTTATGCTAAACAATGGTGCTACTGCAGGAAGGGGAGCCTATGAACGGGCAATGGAGGCTGATGGGCTAGTATATGACACAAGAAAAGCCATTGCTAATTTTTTTAATTTTTATAATCCTAAAGAAGAAGTAAAAATGAATTTTATAAAACCCTGTACAACAGATGCAGGAAAGATGCAATTTAAAGCTAAATTTTCAAGGGATGTTTCGGAAATATTTCCTTACATAAATGCTATCTTAAACAATGCTACCTATAATAAAAATGCTGGAAGCTTAACTTTTAAGAAGGAATTTAGGATTATCACACTTTTTCCAGAAAAGCTAGCAGTAGCCAAGATTATTAATGAATCAGAAGCTTATGAAATTATGGATTTAGTAAAGACTTTAGTGAATGACACTTATGAAAAGAAAGATGAAATAGACCCTTTGCATGAAATGCGTGAGCAACCAAAGATAATCGATGTTTATAAAAATTTACCAAAATTAAACTGTAAGAAGTGTGGGGAAGGAACTTGTATGGCATTTGCATCGAAACTTCTGCAAGGGCAGTAA
- the gatB gene encoding Asp-tRNA(Asn)/Glu-tRNA(Gln) amidotransferase subunit GatB — translation MIFETIIGLEIHVELLTKSKIFCSCSTEFGAAPNENTCPVCTGLPGTLPVLNEEAVALAIRAGRAINCEINTVNKFDRKNYFYPDLPKAYQISQFDLPICVKGYVDIEVEGKKKRVRITRIHMEEDAGKLLHLEEEATTLIDYNRTGVPLIEIVTEPDLRSPEEAVAFLKNLKEILQYANISDCRMEQGSLRCDANISLRQAGTETLNTRVEIKNLNSFKEILKALKKEEKRQQELYLYGEGHKIQQETRKWDAAKGKTIAMRSKEESHDYRYFPEPDLPPVVIDQHKIEEIQKNLPELPAEKRARFIEKYGVQKMQVDILVGKKALADYFEKVVALGATPVEAANWITVDMLRLLKDEEEILEISLKPQYIVQLLKMIDEGKISRTAAKEVFEELWGTEKTPDEVVQEKGLKQISGTEELEKVVIDIIAQHPQAVEDYKNGKSQAVGYLMGQIMKTTGGKANPKLVKEIITSKLND, via the coding sequence ATGATTTTTGAGACCATCATAGGGCTAGAAATACATGTTGAATTACTTACAAAGTCAAAAATATTTTGTTCCTGTTCCACTGAATTTGGTGCAGCACCTAATGAAAATACTTGTCCTGTTTGCACTGGGCTTCCAGGCACTTTACCGGTACTGAATGAAGAAGCTGTTGCATTAGCCATTAGAGCTGGAAGAGCTATAAACTGCGAAATTAATACTGTTAATAAATTTGACAGAAAAAATTATTTCTATCCAGACTTACCTAAGGCATATCAAATTTCTCAATTTGACCTACCTATTTGTGTGAAGGGTTATGTGGATATCGAAGTAGAGGGAAAAAAGAAAAGAGTACGAATTACACGAATTCATATGGAGGAAGACGCTGGTAAGCTGTTGCATTTAGAAGAAGAAGCTACAACATTGATAGACTATAATAGAACAGGCGTACCTTTAATAGAGATTGTAACAGAGCCGGATTTAAGATCTCCAGAGGAAGCAGTTGCCTTTTTAAAAAACCTAAAGGAAATTTTACAATATGCAAATATCTCAGACTGTAGAATGGAGCAGGGGTCTTTAAGATGTGATGCCAATATTTCTCTACGACAGGCTGGAACAGAGACATTAAATACTAGAGTGGAAATTAAAAACCTTAACTCTTTTAAAGAAATTTTAAAGGCTTTAAAAAAAGAAGAAAAACGTCAACAGGAGTTATACCTTTATGGAGAAGGGCATAAAATTCAGCAGGAGACGAGAAAATGGGATGCTGCTAAGGGCAAGACGATTGCCATGAGGAGTAAAGAGGAATCCCATGATTATAGATATTTTCCAGAACCAGATTTGCCTCCAGTGGTCATTGATCAGCATAAAATAGAAGAAATACAAAAAAATCTTCCAGAATTACCAGCAGAAAAAAGGGCCCGTTTTATTGAAAAATACGGGGTGCAAAAGATGCAGGTGGATATTTTGGTAGGGAAAAAAGCATTAGCAGACTACTTTGAAAAAGTTGTGGCACTGGGCGCTACACCAGTAGAAGCTGCCAATTGGATTACTGTGGATATGTTACGACTCCTCAAGGATGAGGAGGAAATACTAGAAATATCTCTAAAACCACAATACATTGTGCAATTACTAAAAATGATTGATGAAGGAAAAATCAGTCGTACTGCGGCGAAGGAAGTATTTGAAGAGTTATGGGGAACTGAAAAAACTCCTGATGAAGTGGTGCAGGAAAAAGGATTAAAGCAAATTAGTGGTACGGAGGAATTAGAAAAAGTAGTAATAGATATCATTGCGCAACACCCTCAGGCTGTAGAGGACTACAAAAATGGCAAATCTCAAGCGGTAGGTTATTTAATGGGGCAGATCATGAAGACTACAGGAGGGAAAGCGAATCCGAAACTGGTAAAGGAAATTATTACAAGTAAACTGAATGATTAG
- a CDS encoding ArsR/SmtB family transcription factor yields the protein MDSLFKTLGDENRLRILNLLRKGELCVCEIEVILETTQSNVSRHLNKLKTKNIIFFEKKAQWIYYRINPQFIEENKLLYDFMNEKMDQNNKFLKDIEKLMKYKEDGFTCESLKK from the coding sequence ATGGATAGTTTGTTCAAAACACTGGGGGACGAAAATAGACTGAGGATATTAAATTTATTAAGAAAAGGCGAATTATGTGTCTGTGAGATTGAAGTAATACTAGAGACAACGCAGTCTAATGTATCAAGGCACTTAAATAAGCTGAAAACTAAAAATATTATTTTTTTTGAGAAGAAAGCTCAGTGGATTTACTATCGAATTAATCCACAATTTATTGAGGAAAACAAGCTGCTTTATGATTTTATGAATGAAAAAATGGATCAAAACAATAAGTTTTTGAAGGATATCGAAAAGTTAATGAAATATAAAGAGGATGGGTTTACTTGTGAATCTTTAAAAAAGTAA
- a CDS encoding thioredoxin family protein, with product MNENYKTTPSKGLAVKILIPTLILMIIGGIWFLKNAGKNSIVSEEDSDFALHVIDDLNLEELKSYRLPIIIDFGADACIPCKEMAPVLEELNEELRGKAIIKFVDVWKYQALVEDYPIRVIPTQVFWGKEGKPYVPSNPQAIQMQMYSMKDTDEHVFTIHEGGMTKEQILAVLKEMGVE from the coding sequence ATGAATGAAAATTATAAAACAACCCCCTCTAAAGGTTTAGCTGTCAAAATACTCATACCTACACTTATACTTATGATCATTGGAGGAATATGGTTTTTAAAAAATGCTGGTAAAAATTCCATAGTATCTGAGGAAGATTCTGATTTTGCCTTACATGTGATCGATGATTTAAATCTTGAAGAACTTAAATCTTATAGATTACCCATTATAATCGATTTTGGTGCAGATGCTTGTATTCCCTGTAAAGAAATGGCACCTGTTTTGGAGGAACTAAATGAAGAACTTCGTGGAAAAGCAATCATAAAGTTTGTTGATGTATGGAAGTACCAGGCTTTAGTAGAGGATTACCCTATTCGCGTTATTCCAACACAAGTTTTTTGGGGCAAGGAAGGCAAACCTTATGTACCATCAAACCCACAAGCAATACAAATGCAAATGTATTCTATGAAAGATACGGATGAGCATGTATTTACTATACATGAGGGTGGCATGACGAAGGAACAGATACTTGCTGTATTAAAGGAGATGGGCGTAGAATGA
- a CDS encoding cytochrome c biogenesis CcdA family protein: MINQWLEALSKLISEGFWLAPMIALLAGVVTSVTPCALTSVPLIIGYVGGSGNNDTKRAFKLSLVFALGMAVTFTILGTIASVLGQLVGTSSSGWYIALGVLMVLMALQTWEIYNFIPSTYLMTKSAKKGYIGALIAGILGGIFSSPCATPVLVVLLAIVAESGNISWGILLLLLYSIGHSVLVLAAGTSIGFVTKITSSNRYGTFNSVLKYMMGGVILLIGFYMFYLGF, encoded by the coding sequence ATGATTAATCAATGGCTAGAGGCTTTATCAAAGCTTATTTCTGAGGGCTTTTGGCTTGCGCCTATGATTGCCCTCTTGGCAGGTGTTGTAACCTCTGTTACTCCTTGTGCATTGACAAGTGTTCCGCTGATTATCGGTTATGTAGGGGGAAGTGGAAATAATGATACAAAAAGAGCATTTAAACTATCATTGGTTTTTGCCCTCGGTATGGCGGTGACCTTCACTATTTTAGGTACAATTGCTTCTGTGTTAGGACAGCTTGTGGGAACTTCTAGTTCCGGGTGGTATATTGCTTTAGGTGTTTTAATGGTATTGATGGCACTTCAAACATGGGAGATCTACAACTTCATACCGTCAACTTATCTAATGACCAAAAGTGCTAAAAAGGGCTATATAGGGGCTTTGATTGCAGGCATATTAGGCGGAATATTTTCATCACCATGTGCAACACCTGTATTGGTAGTTTTGCTTGCTATTGTAGCGGAGAGTGGTAATATCTCTTGGGGTATACTACTTTTATTATTATATTCCATAGGTCATAGTGTTTTAGTTTTAGCGGCAGGAACGTCAATTGGTTTTGTAACAAAAATTACTTCAAGCAATAGATACGGTACTTTTAATAGCGTGTTAAAATATATGATGGGCGGTGTTATTCTGCTTATTGGGTTTTATATGTTTTACTTAGGTTTTTAG
- the gatA gene encoding Asp-tRNA(Asn)/Glu-tRNA(Gln) amidotransferase subunit GatA has protein sequence MKIQEMTIEEIKEGYRKKAFTVKEVVKAYYERIASEEGRVNAFITLCEEEALKTAEELDQKLEKGESLGPLGGIPVAIKDNICTKGMKTTCASKMLQDFVPPYDATIIKKLKEADAVIIGKANMDEFAMGSSTENSAFKTTRNPWHLQKVPGGSSGGSAAALAAGFAPLTIGSDTGGSIRQPAAFCGVVGLKPTYGLISRYGLIAFASSLDQIGPFGRTVKDCALALQVMQGKDLMDATSYQGGDTEDYLTDLDKKIAGFKIGLPKEFFQEGLDQEIAYSIKEAIKLLEKMGAVVEEFSLPIVDTGLSAYYILSSAEASSNLARYDGVRYGYRAEEFEGIHELMMKSRTEAFGKEVKRRIMLGTYVLSSGYYDAYYKKAMMMKEKIRATFKEAFDKYDVILSPTSPVLPFGAGEKTEDPLEMYLADIYTVNINIAGLPAITIPCGFSKTKLPIGLQLIGNHYDEKKLLTVAHQLEQELGIYKEIADFKEV, from the coding sequence ATGAAAATTCAAGAGATGACAATTGAAGAGATCAAAGAGGGTTATAGAAAAAAAGCCTTCACTGTAAAAGAAGTAGTAAAAGCCTATTATGAGAGGATAGCTTCTGAAGAGGGAAGGGTGAATGCCTTTATTACCCTTTGTGAAGAAGAGGCCCTTAAGACGGCGGAAGAGCTAGACCAAAAACTGGAAAAGGGAGAGTCATTAGGCCCACTAGGAGGGATTCCGGTGGCCATCAAAGATAATATATGCACTAAGGGTATGAAAACCACCTGTGCTTCTAAAATGCTGCAGGATTTTGTCCCTCCCTATGATGCTACGATTATCAAAAAATTGAAGGAAGCAGATGCTGTTATCATAGGAAAAGCCAACATGGATGAATTTGCAATGGGTTCTTCTACAGAAAACTCTGCTTTTAAGACCACAAGAAATCCTTGGCATCTTCAAAAAGTTCCTGGTGGTTCTTCTGGTGGTTCTGCCGCAGCGTTAGCAGCAGGTTTTGCTCCGCTAACGATCGGTTCTGATACAGGAGGTTCTATAAGACAGCCGGCAGCTTTTTGCGGCGTGGTGGGATTGAAGCCTACCTATGGTTTGATATCAAGATATGGATTGATTGCTTTTGCTTCCTCGTTAGATCAAATAGGGCCCTTTGGTAGAACCGTAAAGGACTGTGCTTTAGCATTACAGGTGATGCAAGGAAAAGACCTAATGGATGCCACCAGCTATCAAGGGGGGGATACGGAGGATTATTTAACAGATTTAGACAAAAAAATTGCAGGATTTAAAATTGGTTTACCGAAAGAATTTTTCCAAGAGGGATTAGATCAAGAAATTGCTTATAGTATAAAAGAAGCTATCAAGCTGCTAGAAAAAATGGGGGCAGTAGTGGAAGAGTTTTCTTTGCCTATTGTAGATACAGGATTGTCGGCTTATTATATTTTATCTTCTGCTGAAGCCAGTTCTAATCTTGCTAGATATGATGGGGTGCGTTATGGATATCGTGCAGAAGAATTCGAGGGAATTCATGAGTTGATGATGAAAAGTAGGACAGAAGCTTTTGGCAAGGAAGTCAAAAGAAGAATTATGTTAGGTACCTACGTTCTTTCATCAGGTTACTATGATGCCTATTATAAAAAAGCCATGATGATGAAGGAGAAAATTAGAGCTACTTTTAAAGAAGCCTTTGATAAATATGATGTTATTCTAAGTCCTACCTCACCAGTGCTACCCTTTGGCGCAGGGGAAAAGACAGAAGACCCTTTAGAAATGTATTTAGCAGATATCTACACAGTAAATATTAATATTGCTGGCCTACCAGCCATCACAATACCCTGTGGTTTTAGTAAAACCAAACTGCCAATAGGACTACAGTTAATAGGAAATCACTATGATGAAAAGAAATTATTGACCGTGGCCCATCAATTAGAGCAAGAACTAGGAATTTATAAAGAAATAGCTGATTTTAAGGAGGTGTAA
- a CDS encoding ArsR/SmtB family transcription factor gives MSNQNYRLCASLLKSLSHPTRLEILELLKDKNELCVCEIYEKLDLEQSNVSQHLKILKDQGILSSRKEGLMVFYRVNYLEIYEILQKVKLILQKQLEESLSHLL, from the coding sequence ATGTCGAATCAGAACTATCGGCTTTGCGCAAGCTTATTAAAGTCCTTATCACATCCAACTAGACTTGAAATATTAGAACTTTTAAAGGATAAAAATGAGCTTTGTGTTTGTGAAATCTATGAAAAGTTGGATTTAGAGCAATCAAATGTTTCACAGCATCTGAAAATTTTAAAAGATCAAGGGATTTTAAGTAGTAGAAAAGAAGGATTAATGGTGTTTTACAGGGTGAATTATTTAGAAATATATGAGATATTACAAAAGGTAAAGTTAATTTTACAAAAACAACTTGAAGAATCTTTATCACATCTATTATAA
- a CDS encoding tungsten cofactor oxidoreductase radical SAM maturase yields the protein MKKQFKALGTEIFAAGKKIQIAKDGSVKLPVALEGKQEAIFVETEGGYRLIPLLPDIKRIYIEVTTKCNFDCITCIRSSWQDCLLHMEWETFENILKNLKELPDLASVHFGGFGEPMMHPRIFDMIKAVKELGLKVEMISNGSYLQEENIRQLIDLELDILFTSLDSPEEEAYNEIRLGADFQSVSKNIKNLQTMKQERKTKKPELGIEFVAMKKNYAQLPKLIRMAYDLRANQIIVSNLIPYHESMKDEIVYDMDDTGRMFGSQSLLTTIKAQMSNMKLRTERNCKFVKDKSLCINYLGNVSPCYALMHTYHCYIYGRKKNMYACYLGNVNEKKLQEIWMDSGYVNFRRAVNENHFPSCTDCRSLDGCNYTESNEMDCWGNSPSCAECLWARQIIACP from the coding sequence ATGAAAAAACAGTTTAAAGCCTTAGGAACGGAGATTTTTGCAGCAGGAAAAAAGATTCAGATTGCTAAGGATGGGAGTGTGAAGTTGCCTGTAGCTTTAGAAGGGAAGCAAGAAGCTATATTCGTTGAGACGGAAGGTGGCTATCGACTAATTCCCTTACTACCAGATATAAAGAGAATCTATATTGAGGTTACTACTAAATGTAATTTTGATTGTATTACTTGTATTCGCAGTTCTTGGCAAGATTGTTTATTACATATGGAATGGGAGACCTTTGAAAATATATTAAAAAATCTCAAAGAGTTGCCGGATTTGGCGTCTGTTCATTTCGGCGGTTTTGGTGAACCTATGATGCATCCAAGGATTTTTGATATGATAAAGGCAGTGAAGGAATTAGGTCTAAAGGTAGAAATGATTTCTAATGGTTCTTATCTACAGGAAGAAAATATTCGACAATTAATTGATCTAGAATTGGATATTCTTTTTACTTCCCTAGATAGTCCTGAAGAAGAAGCGTATAATGAAATCCGACTAGGGGCTGACTTTCAGAGTGTTTCTAAAAATATCAAAAATTTGCAGACTATGAAACAGGAAAGAAAAACCAAAAAGCCAGAGCTAGGAATCGAGTTTGTAGCCATGAAAAAAAATTATGCCCAACTACCCAAGTTAATCCGCATGGCTTATGATCTTAGAGCGAATCAGATTATTGTAAGCAATTTGATACCTTATCACGAATCAATGAAGGATGAAATCGTTTACGACATGGATGATACTGGTCGTATGTTTGGAAGTCAATCCCTATTAACCACCATCAAGGCGCAGATGTCCAATATGAAGCTAAGAACAGAACGAAACTGTAAGTTTGTAAAGGATAAATCCTTATGCATCAATTACCTAGGCAATGTTAGCCCTTGTTATGCTTTGATGCATACCTATCATTGTTATATCTATGGGAGAAAAAAAAATATGTATGCCTGTTATTTGGGTAATGTCAATGAAAAAAAGCTTCAAGAAATATGGATGGATTCTGGATATGTGAATTTTAGAAGAGCTGTAAATGAAAACCATTTCCCTTCTTGTACTGACTGCAGATCTTTAGACGGATGCAACTATACAGAGAGTAATGAGATGGATTGCTGGGGAAACAGTCCTTCCTGTGCTGAGTGTCTTTGGGCCAGACAAATCATTGCTTGTCCATAA
- a CDS encoding ANTAR domain-containing response regulator, whose amino-acid sequence MADSGETSRKWIYTALMKKGYKVYEASDAAGTLRICRSIFPKLVLIDTGIWGMSPHKLAGIIEGDGLSTVLFITSKPDDFFHEQLKKMKVCAYISKPVNAPQLYQMIEFILTSVEKINFLEKQVEKLESSLAGRKKIDRAKGILMEKLKMSENDAYKLLRKKSMDACTPIEKMAETIISEYS is encoded by the coding sequence GTGGCAGATAGCGGAGAAACATCCAGAAAATGGATTTACACTGCACTGATGAAGAAGGGGTACAAAGTATATGAGGCTTCTGATGCTGCTGGTACTTTAAGAATTTGTAGAAGTATTTTCCCTAAGCTGGTCTTAATAGATACGGGGATATGGGGCATGAGCCCTCATAAATTGGCTGGAATTATTGAAGGTGATGGACTTTCGACAGTTCTTTTTATTACAAGTAAACCAGATGACTTTTTTCATGAACAGCTTAAAAAAATGAAGGTATGTGCCTATATATCTAAGCCTGTCAATGCACCTCAGCTCTACCAAATGATAGAGTTTATCCTAACAAGTGTTGAAAAAATTAATTTTCTAGAGAAACAGGTAGAGAAATTAGAAAGTTCTTTAGCTGGAAGGAAGAAGATCGATAGAGCAAAGGGAATTCTTATGGAAAAGTTAAAAATGTCTGAAAATGATGCCTATAAACTATTAAGAAAGAAAAGCATGGATGCCTGTACACCTATTGAAAAAATGGCAGAAACAATAATATCTGAATATTCTTAA
- the glnA gene encoding type I glutamate--ammonia ligase, which yields MKTNYSKEEILQKAKELELEFIHLQFTDIMGVMKNISITIEQLEKALDNEIMFDGSSIDGFVRIEESDMYLRPDLSTFVVFPWTNGSREARMICDVYRPDGTPFDGCPRNTLKRVLKEAEEMGYIMNVGPECEFFLFHTNERGEPTLDTHDNAGYFDLAPVDLGGDARKDMTITLKQMGFEIEASHHEVAQGQHEIDFLYADALATADNIMTFKMAVRIIAQRHGLHATFMPKPKFGINGSGMHINMSLATLDGKNAFYDESDPLKLSKAAYHYLGGIVKHAKAFAAVTNPTINSYKRLVPGYEAPVLIAWSSSNRSPLIRIPAKRGNSTRIELRNPDPSANPYLALAAVLKAGLDGIKNEIEPPAPVCSNVYHMSDEEMKEKGIEGLPTNLYEAIQELSKDEVLKEALGAHIFEKFSDAALLEWSEYSRYVSQWELDRYLRKF from the coding sequence ATGAAAACCAATTATAGCAAGGAAGAAATTTTACAAAAAGCAAAGGAGCTTGAACTTGAATTCATTCACTTACAATTCACAGACATTATGGGGGTAATGAAAAACATTTCTATTACCATCGAACAATTAGAGAAGGCCCTAGATAACGAAATTATGTTTGATGGTTCTTCCATCGATGGTTTTGTTAGAATCGAAGAATCAGATATGTATTTAAGGCCAGACCTTTCTACTTTTGTGGTATTTCCTTGGACAAATGGATCTAGGGAAGCGAGGATGATTTGTGATGTTTACAGACCAGATGGAACACCTTTTGATGGTTGTCCTAGAAACACATTAAAAAGAGTATTAAAAGAAGCAGAAGAAATGGGTTATATTATGAATGTTGGTCCAGAGTGTGAATTTTTCTTATTCCATACAAATGAAAGAGGAGAGCCAACCTTAGATACCCATGATAATGCAGGTTATTTTGACTTAGCACCTGTAGATTTAGGTGGAGATGCTAGAAAAGATATGACAATTACTTTAAAGCAAATGGGCTTTGAAATAGAGGCTTCTCACCATGAAGTAGCTCAAGGGCAACATGAGATAGACTTCTTATATGCAGATGCTTTAGCAACGGCTGATAATATCATGACCTTTAAAATGGCGGTAAGAATCATTGCTCAAAGACATGGTCTTCATGCCACATTTATGCCTAAACCAAAGTTTGGTATCAATGGATCAGGAATGCACATTAATATGTCATTAGCAACTTTAGATGGTAAAAATGCTTTTTATGATGAAAGTGATCCTTTGAAACTTTCTAAAGCGGCTTACCACTATTTAGGAGGAATTGTGAAGCATGCAAAAGCTTTTGCAGCTGTTACAAATCCTACCATTAACTCTTATAAAAGATTAGTTCCAGGCTATGAAGCACCGGTATTAATTGCTTGGTCCTCTAGCAATAGAAGTCCTTTAATCAGAATACCAGCAAAAAGAGGAAATTCAACAAGAATAGAATTAAGAAATCCAGATCCATCTGCTAACCCATATTTAGCATTAGCAGCTGTTTTAAAAGCAGGTTTAGATGGTATTAAGAACGAAATAGAGCCACCAGCACCTGTTTGCAGTAATGTATATCATATGAGCGATGAAGAGATGAAGGAAAAAGGTATAGAAGGTCTTCCTACCAACTTGTATGAAGCAATTCAAGAATTGTCTAAAGATGAAGTGCTAAAAGAAGCTCTTGGCGCACATATTTTTGAAAAGTTTTCAGATGCAGCACTGCTAGAATGGAGCGAGTATTCAAGATATGTCAGTCAATGGGAGTTAGACAGATACCTAAGAAAGTTTTAA
- a CDS encoding methyl-accepting chemotaxis protein: MAIRKGSLNQQSGIARQALRISKEMAAIAEEILTLTPLDQGGSEKLYKAFQKQLEDVEYILISNMEGVSLVHTNPFREGMVFFDDVARRGIESNESVVQVYYRDTGEIVIDAASPIRIKGERLYTLRVGVIKIENNLILKSMIMTIVPLILTMLVTYAGGMSSTSLFVGGVTGVVAASITAYSFVKNQRKIIHAVQKGMKKVVNGDMTFHQENQRKDALGQLLSETNKLSRGLNMLVGKLLDMGYQVAKSASEQEIATDEVQKGTESIAASIEEISAGAQEQVAAMEEVSEFIQRVSINMQQLAGSMKTAMISGEEGMLKGQKGNRAIVSSIQQMEVIQASFQASTYVLKDLEEKSQKIGDIIHTITSIAEQTNLLALNAAIEAARAGEYGRGFAVVAEEVRKLAEDSSHSAQEIMKIITETQEKTKEAVAAMEAGSQEVEKGSLVIGETGESIKEILDSLERITEQMKQNGELTLALNEASFELEKKTAAVNEATQTTSEAMQDIAATIEEQSAMSEEIAHNANLLAEVSRSMQALLKHFRI; this comes from the coding sequence ATGGCAATAAGAAAAGGCTCATTAAATCAGCAGTCAGGAATTGCAAGACAAGCATTGAGAATTTCTAAAGAAATGGCTGCTATTGCAGAAGAAATTCTGACATTAACGCCATTAGATCAGGGGGGAAGTGAAAAACTGTATAAAGCTTTTCAAAAACAGTTAGAGGACGTAGAATATATACTGATATCAAATATGGAAGGTGTCAGTCTAGTACATACGAATCCTTTCCGCGAAGGCATGGTATTTTTTGATGATGTTGCCCGCAGGGGTATAGAATCGAATGAATCAGTTGTACAGGTATACTACCGTGATACAGGAGAAATAGTGATAGATGCTGCCAGTCCTATACGAATAAAGGGAGAACGTCTTTATACTTTGAGGGTAGGTGTCATAAAAATTGAAAACAATTTAATATTAAAGAGTATGATAATGACAATAGTCCCTCTGATTTTAACGATGTTGGTCACTTATGCGGGGGGGATGTCAAGTACTTCACTTTTTGTAGGAGGGGTTACAGGAGTTGTTGCTGCTTCTATTACGGCTTATTCTTTTGTGAAAAATCAGAGAAAAATTATTCATGCTGTTCAAAAAGGCATGAAGAAAGTTGTAAACGGAGACATGACCTTTCACCAAGAAAACCAACGTAAGGATGCTTTAGGGCAATTATTATCTGAAACAAACAAACTTAGCAGAGGCTTAAACATGTTAGTAGGTAAGTTGCTAGATATGGGATATCAAGTGGCTAAAAGTGCCTCTGAACAGGAAATAGCTACTGATGAGGTGCAAAAAGGTACGGAAAGCATAGCTGCCAGCATAGAGGAGATCAGTGCAGGGGCTCAGGAACAGGTAGCAGCAATGGAGGAAGTTTCGGAATTTATACAAAGGGTTTCCATTAATATGCAACAATTAGCTGGAAGTATGAAAACAGCAATGATTTCAGGAGAAGAGGGTATGTTAAAAGGACAAAAAGGAAATCGTGCTATCGTATCTTCTATTCAACAAATGGAAGTAATCCAAGCATCTTTTCAAGCATCTACCTATGTTCTAAAGGACCTAGAGGAAAAGTCTCAAAAAATTGGAGATATTATTCATACGATTACCAGTATTGCAGAACAAACCAATTTATTAGCGCTGAACGCAGCTATCGAAGCTGCTAGAGCTGGTGAATATGGTAGGGGTTTTGCGGTAGTGGCAGAAGAAGTAAGAAAACTAGCGGAGGATTCTAGCCACTCAGCTCAGGAAATCATGAAAATCATTACTGAAACGCAGGAAAAGACAAAGGAAGCAGTAGCAGCTATGGAAGCAGGCAGTCAAGAAGTAGAAAAAGGAAGCCTTGTTATTGGAGAAACAGGGGAAAGTATTAAAGAAATTCTAGATTCATTAGAAAGGATAACAGAACAAATGAAACAGAATGGAGAGCTCACCTTAGCGTTAAATGAAGCTAGTTTTGAATTAGAAAAGAAAACAGCGGCAGTGAATGAAGCAACTCAGACTACTTCAGAAGCAATGCAGGATATTGCAGCAACCATTGAGGAACAAAGTGCTATGTCAGAGGAAATTGCTCATAATGCTAATCTTCTAGCAGAAGTATCAAGAAGCATGCAGGCTTTGCTGAAGCACTTCAGGATTTAA